In Paenibacillus sp. FSL M7-0420, a single genomic region encodes these proteins:
- a CDS encoding glycosyl hydrolase family 18 protein — protein MAFIKSKSFVLGLAAVLFLTLFSAFGANSRTVHAAGNYKIVGYYASWAAYGRAYNVTDIDPGKMNVINYAFADICWNGIHGNPDPTGPNPVTWSCQNEQGQAISVPNGTVVLGDPWIDAQKSFGDDKWDDPIKGNLKQLWKLKEKNPNLKTMISVGGWTWSNRFSDVAATAATREVFANSSVDFIRKYKMDGVDLDWEYPVSGGLAGNSYRPEDKQNYILLLQKIREKLNAAGAADGKTYLLTIASGAGPTYIQNNNLSGIASVVDWINIMTYDFNGSWNPTTGHNAPLYYDPAAASSGLTEPANYNIDKAVTSYLSAGVPANKLVLGMPFYGRGWGGAPAAGNGQYQVSAGISSTGTWEKGNYDFSDLEANYINKNGYTRYWNNTSKVPYLYNPSNQTFISYDDAESIGYKASYLKSKGLAGAMFWETSGDRNKTLQTKLSAELGGGVVTPTPTPVPTATVTPTATVKPSATPTATVTPTATVKPTATPTATVTPTATPGQCSTAAWSSTAVYTQGQQVSYGGLLYQAQWWTQGERPDLSGTSGVWRVTGTCGNATPQPTATPLPTVSPSATPTVAPTSTPVVTPVPSATPGAAAWKAGTAYSVGSTVTYSGQSYTCLQAHTSLAGWEPNVTPALWKLN, from the coding sequence ATGGCCTTTATCAAAAGCAAATCCTTTGTGCTTGGCTTGGCGGCAGTCCTTTTCCTTACTCTTTTTTCGGCCTTTGGTGCAAATAGCAGGACTGTTCATGCAGCCGGTAACTACAAGATTGTCGGCTACTATGCTTCATGGGCCGCCTACGGGCGGGCTTATAATGTCACCGATATCGATCCCGGCAAAATGAATGTCATCAACTATGCCTTTGCCGACATCTGCTGGAACGGCATACACGGCAATCCCGATCCGACCGGACCGAATCCGGTCACCTGGTCCTGCCAGAACGAGCAGGGACAGGCGATCAGCGTCCCCAACGGTACAGTAGTGCTGGGCGATCCCTGGATCGATGCCCAGAAAAGCTTCGGCGATGACAAATGGGATGACCCGATCAAGGGGAATCTGAAGCAGCTCTGGAAGCTGAAGGAGAAGAATCCGAACCTGAAGACAATGATCTCTGTCGGAGGCTGGACCTGGTCCAACCGCTTCTCGGATGTGGCTGCAACTGCGGCAACCCGCGAGGTATTCGCCAATTCCTCCGTGGATTTCATCCGTAAATACAAGATGGACGGCGTCGATCTGGACTGGGAATACCCGGTCAGCGGCGGACTTGCGGGCAACAGCTACCGCCCCGAGGATAAGCAGAACTACATCCTGCTGCTCCAGAAGATCCGTGAGAAGCTGAATGCCGCCGGAGCTGCCGACGGCAAAACGTATCTCCTGACCATTGCCTCCGGTGCAGGCCCCACTTACATCCAGAATAACAATCTCAGCGGAATCGCCTCCGTGGTGGACTGGATCAACATTATGACTTATGACTTTAACGGCAGCTGGAACCCTACTACCGGCCACAATGCGCCGCTGTATTATGACCCGGCAGCCGCTTCGTCAGGATTGACCGAGCCGGCGAACTATAATATCGATAAGGCGGTGACCAGCTATCTGAGTGCAGGCGTACCGGCGAATAAGCTGGTGCTCGGCATGCCGTTCTACGGCCGGGGCTGGGGCGGGGCTCCTGCTGCGGGGAACGGGCAATATCAGGTATCCGCCGGGATCTCTTCCACCGGAACCTGGGAGAAGGGCAACTACGATTTCAGTGATCTGGAAGCCAATTACATTAATAAGAATGGTTATACCCGTTACTGGAACAACACCTCCAAGGTCCCTTATCTCTACAACCCGTCCAACCAGACCTTCATCAGCTATGATGATGCTGAATCCATCGGCTACAAAGCCAGTTACCTGAAATCCAAGGGCCTGGCCGGTGCGATGTTCTGGGAGACCAGCGGAGACCGCAACAAGACGCTGCAGACCAAGCTCAGCGCAGAGCTGGGTGGCGGAGTGGTGACACCAACGCCTACGCCGGTGCCGACCGCGACAGTGACGCCGACAGCAACGGTGAAGCCATCGGCTACGCCGACCGCGACCGTGACGCCAACGGCAACGGTAAAGCCAACGGCTACGCCGACCGCAACCGTGACGCCAACGGCTACGCCGGGGCAATGCTCTACGGCAGCCTGGAGTTCCACCGCTGTCTACACACAGGGCCAGCAAGTCTCCTATGGCGGGCTGCTGTACCAAGCCCAGTGGTGGACACAAGGAGAACGGCCGGACCTCAGCGGTACCTCCGGGGTATGGCGGGTGACCGGAACCTGCGGTAACGCTACTCCGCAGCCGACAGCTACGCCACTCCCGACAGTAAGCCCTTCGGCTACGCCAACAGTAGCGCCAACGTCTACGCCTGTAGTGACGCCAGTCCCTTCGGCTACCCCAGGCGCTGCTGCCTGGAAAGCGGGCACCGCTTATAGTGTCGGCAGTACCGTAACGTACAGCGGCCAATCCTACACCTGCCTGCAGGCGCATACCTCACTTGCCGGCTGGGAACCGAATGTCACTCCTGCGCTCTGGAAGCTGAACTAA
- the nikB gene encoding nickel ABC transporter permease yields MELNAIIRTLLQRLLQLIPVLLGISVITFALMHLTPGDPAEIMLRADGIKPTYEAIEATRHALGLDGPVYMQYVHWLYRVLHLDLGISYSSNRPVFTELMNRFPATALLSGCSLLAAILIALPMGVGSALYPGKWFDRLGRVCALFSVSMPGYWLGLLLIYYGSVKLKLLPVTGMDGVSSVILPAFTLGFGMAGVYIRLIRSSLLEVLGTLYIKAARAKGLQEWRVITRHALRNALLPSLTLLGVNIAGLLGGSVVVETIFSWPGIGKYVIEAIFAKDYIVIQGYVLWMAVVVVLINLAVDALHLMLDPRIRLR; encoded by the coding sequence GTGGAGTTGAATGCCATTATACGAACTTTGTTGCAACGCTTATTGCAGCTCATTCCTGTGCTGCTAGGCATCTCAGTCATAACCTTTGCGCTGATGCACCTGACCCCAGGTGATCCTGCAGAGATTATGCTGCGTGCTGACGGTATTAAGCCTACATATGAAGCCATTGAGGCGACCAGACATGCACTGGGTCTGGATGGACCTGTATATATGCAGTATGTTCATTGGTTGTACCGTGTGCTCCACCTCGATTTGGGCATATCCTACAGCAGCAATCGCCCGGTATTCACAGAGCTGATGAATCGTTTCCCGGCTACTGCGCTGTTGAGCGGCTGTTCCTTATTGGCTGCTATTCTTATAGCTCTGCCTATGGGTGTAGGCTCTGCACTGTATCCGGGGAAATGGTTTGACCGCCTGGGAAGAGTATGTGCTCTGTTTAGCGTATCCATGCCAGGCTACTGGCTGGGTCTGCTCCTGATTTATTATGGTTCAGTGAAGCTGAAGCTATTACCTGTAACAGGAATGGATGGGGTCTCCAGTGTCATTCTACCTGCATTTACACTTGGGTTCGGCATGGCGGGGGTGTACATCCGTTTGATTCGTTCCAGTCTGCTGGAGGTTCTGGGTACGCTCTACATCAAGGCGGCGAGGGCAAAGGGGCTGCAGGAATGGAGAGTCATCACCAGACATGCGCTTCGTAATGCACTTCTTCCGAGTCTTACCTTACTTGGGGTTAACATAGCAGGGCTTCTCGGCGGTTCTGTGGTCGTAGAGACTATATTTTCCTGGCCGGGGATCGGAAAGTATGTGATTGAGGCGATTTTTGCAAAAGACTATATTGTCATTCAGGGTTATGTATTATGGATGGCTGTCGTCGTTGTTCTGATTAACCTGGCAGTAGATGCACTGCATCTGATGCTGGACCCGCGAATCAGGCTGCGGTGA
- a CDS encoding nickel ABC transporter substrate-binding protein: MITVAIAADTGLDRLDAGAYEGSMNVHAMIYDGLVEYGEKGEILPSLAESWDISEDGKVYTFHLRRGVKFSDGTEFNADAVKFSFERWVKDPANSLNVATAMESLEVVNKHTITMTFNKAYYPFLTELSFARPVRIISPTAVEPAGDINGTFVRAIGTGPWMAESYKTDQEAVLVSNPNYWGDMPKLSKIIMKVIPDPQSRVLALQSGDVDIAGGQMGKIPVESVPVIEADSSLTLQKSPGTSSHFMIFNYNTSALQDLNVRKAINLAMNKKSIVNDLMNGIGQEAKGLFPLTVPYVTESNNTWYGFDPGEAKQLLAAAGYKDADGDGIAEKDGNPLEFNFVLQQAEYPEWKTISELIQSELKEIGIAVNLQVLEPNAYYDALWTSKAYDLILYRTYDDAYNPHSFLLSLFHRSAEAPAVVWSDAELEAQIDAAVGAMDLQERQSAYDSIFLSMYKEAMFAAVYFPDDILAVNHRVTGFKPGYTTFTPVFWNQLDVDSK, encoded by the coding sequence GTGATTACTGTTGCCATAGCGGCTGATACCGGTCTTGACCGGCTGGATGCCGGGGCCTATGAGGGTTCGATGAATGTACATGCGATGATATATGACGGATTAGTGGAGTACGGCGAGAAGGGGGAAATCCTGCCTTCGCTTGCGGAGTCATGGGACATCTCTGAGGATGGGAAGGTCTATACCTTCCACCTTCGTCGGGGTGTCAAATTCTCGGACGGTACGGAATTTAATGCGGATGCAGTCAAGTTCTCCTTCGAACGCTGGGTTAAAGATCCGGCCAATTCGCTGAATGTAGCTACCGCCATGGAATCTCTTGAGGTCGTAAACAAGCATACTATTACTATGACATTCAACAAAGCCTATTATCCTTTTTTGACCGAGCTATCCTTTGCAAGACCTGTACGGATTATCAGCCCCACCGCAGTGGAGCCGGCAGGTGATATTAACGGTACATTCGTCCGGGCGATTGGAACCGGTCCCTGGATGGCAGAGAGCTATAAGACGGATCAGGAAGCCGTACTGGTCAGCAATCCTAATTATTGGGGAGACATGCCGAAGCTGTCCAAAATTATTATGAAGGTCATTCCTGATCCACAGTCCAGAGTACTGGCGCTGCAAAGCGGGGATGTAGATATTGCCGGGGGACAAATGGGGAAAATCCCAGTCGAAAGTGTACCCGTGATCGAAGCAGATTCCTCACTAACTCTGCAAAAATCACCAGGAACAAGCTCGCATTTCATGATTTTTAACTATAATACATCTGCTCTGCAAGACCTGAATGTCCGCAAAGCAATTAATTTGGCAATGAACAAAAAAAGCATTGTGAACGATCTCATGAACGGTATTGGACAGGAGGCAAAGGGCCTATTCCCGTTGACCGTTCCCTATGTCACAGAGTCCAATAACACATGGTACGGCTTCGATCCCGGGGAAGCGAAGCAACTGCTGGCAGCTGCCGGCTATAAGGATGCGGACGGAGATGGGATTGCCGAGAAGGACGGAAACCCGCTTGAATTCAATTTCGTACTTCAGCAGGCGGAATATCCTGAATGGAAGACCATCAGTGAGCTGATTCAATCGGAGCTTAAGGAGATTGGGATTGCGGTTAATCTTCAGGTGCTGGAGCCGAATGCCTATTATGATGCTTTATGGACAAGCAAAGCCTACGATCTTATCCTGTACCGGACCTATGATGATGCCTATAACCCTCATTCATTCCTGTTGTCCCTGTTCCACCGGTCAGCTGAAGCCCCTGCTGTGGTATGGTCTGATGCTGAGCTGGAAGCACAGATTGATGCCGCAGTCGGAGCCATGGATCTTCAGGAACGTCAGAGTGCTTATGATTCCATATTTTTAAGCATGTATAAGGAAGCAATGTTTGCAGCTGTGTATTTCCCTGATGACATATTGGCTGTAAATCATAGAGTGACCGGATTTAAGCCGGGGTACACCACGTTCACCCCTGTCTTTTGGAACCAGCTGGATGTAGACAGTAAATGA
- a CDS encoding aldo/keto reductase, producing MSEMNAPFTGGPTLNDGVTMPWLGLGVWQTKDGEEVIRAVKSAVETGYRSIDTAAGYNNEEGVGQAIRECGVPREELFITTKVRNPDQGYESTLKAFEVSRKKLGLEQVDLYLIHWPVAGKYKETWKALIHLQKEGLVKSIGVSNFQPHHLEDIIEDSGVVPVVDQVEFHPLLTQRELLKYAREHDIQLEAWSPLMQGNLDLPLLKELAERYGKTVAQIVLRWDLQQGVITIPKSVHQERIIENAGFFDFTLSDEDVKAIEDLNQNHRFGPDPDNFNF from the coding sequence ATGAGTGAAATGAACGCACCATTTACAGGCGGGCCTACCTTGAACGATGGAGTAACTATGCCGTGGCTGGGTCTTGGCGTATGGCAGACCAAGGATGGCGAGGAGGTTATCCGTGCGGTGAAGTCTGCGGTGGAGACGGGGTATCGCAGTATTGATACGGCTGCCGGCTATAACAATGAAGAGGGTGTGGGGCAGGCCATCCGTGAATGCGGAGTCCCCCGGGAAGAGCTGTTTATTACCACCAAGGTCCGCAACCCGGATCAGGGATATGAATCGACACTGAAGGCCTTTGAAGTCAGCCGCAAGAAGCTGGGTCTGGAGCAGGTAGATTTGTATCTGATCCACTGGCCGGTGGCCGGCAAATATAAAGAAACCTGGAAAGCGCTGATCCATCTGCAAAAGGAAGGGCTGGTCAAATCCATCGGGGTGAGCAACTTCCAGCCGCATCATCTGGAGGATATCATCGAGGACAGCGGCGTGGTGCCGGTGGTGGACCAGGTGGAATTCCATCCGCTGCTGACCCAGCGTGAATTGCTGAAGTATGCACGGGAACATGATATCCAGCTGGAAGCCTGGAGTCCGCTCATGCAGGGTAATCTGGACCTGCCGCTGCTGAAGGAATTGGCAGAGCGTTACGGCAAGACGGTAGCACAGATTGTTCTGCGCTGGGATCTCCAGCAGGGTGTCATTACCATTCCGAAGTCGGTCCATCAGGAGCGGATCATCGAGAACGCCGGCTTCTTCGACTTCACACTCAGCGATGAGGATGTTAAAGCCATCGAGGATCTCAACCAGAACCACCGCTTCGGCCCGGACCCGGATAATTTCAATTTCTAA
- a CDS encoding class I SAM-dependent methyltransferase, with amino-acid sequence MSIQQEVEQYWEGEAELYSEGIQKELNGFQREAWLKLILDHAPQKESLHVLDIGCGPGFFSVILSSVGHLVTAIDCTDNMLEEARLHSSREGVNVTFRKMDSHKLDFAAESFDLIVCRNVTWSLTDPQSAYKEWGRVLKPGGRLLVFDANWNRHLWDEEMARKHAEDQQAYIDRGYGELPHHKNIEETDRLSLALPLTREWRPEWDVRVLTELGFSAVYTEEKLNGKVLDERQQVLYRSTPMFMICAEK; translated from the coding sequence ATGAGTATACAACAAGAGGTAGAACAGTATTGGGAAGGCGAAGCAGAGCTGTACAGTGAAGGCATCCAGAAGGAACTGAACGGTTTCCAGCGGGAGGCCTGGCTGAAGCTTATCCTTGATCATGCTCCGCAGAAGGAGAGCCTGCATGTTCTGGATATTGGCTGTGGTCCCGGCTTCTTCTCAGTCATTCTTTCAAGTGTCGGGCATTTGGTTACGGCCATTGATTGTACAGACAATATGCTGGAAGAGGCGCGTCTGCACTCCAGCCGGGAAGGGGTGAATGTTACTTTCCGCAAGATGGACTCGCATAAGCTGGATTTTGCTGCAGAGAGCTTTGATCTAATCGTGTGCCGCAATGTCACTTGGAGTCTTACCGATCCGCAGTCAGCTTACAAGGAGTGGGGAAGAGTACTCAAGCCCGGGGGACGGCTGCTGGTCTTCGATGCCAACTGGAATCGTCATCTATGGGATGAAGAGATGGCGCGGAAGCACGCAGAGGATCAGCAGGCCTATATCGACAGGGGCTATGGTGAGCTTCCGCATCATAAGAACATCGAAGAGACTGACCGTCTGAGCCTGGCCTTACCGCTGACCAGAGAGTGGCGGCCGGAGTGGGATGTACGGGTACTCACAGAGCTGGGCTTCTCCGCTGTATATACGGAAGAGAAGCTTAACGGTAAGGTGTTGGATGAGAGACAGCAGGTCTTGTACCGGTCCACACCGATGTTCATGATTTGCGCTGAGAAATGA
- a CDS encoding cupin domain-containing protein: MTQKEISPLVETLGLQPHVEGGWYKRLWNSPFEIPRDTLGEAYSGPRASASSIYFLLHADESSDWHTVLSSEIWLYHSGSPIVLNLGGNGAEPENVTEVILGLDIAAGQQPQVVIPPGVWQAARPLGEEPALVSCIVSPEFHFDDFKLIDKK, encoded by the coding sequence GTGACGCAAAAAGAAATTTCCCCGCTCGTAGAAACCCTGGGGCTGCAGCCCCACGTGGAAGGCGGATGGTACAAGAGACTTTGGAATTCTCCGTTTGAGATTCCCCGGGACACGCTGGGCGAGGCTTATTCGGGCCCGCGTGCTTCAGCTTCATCGATTTATTTCCTGCTTCATGCTGACGAGAGTTCGGATTGGCACACTGTGCTGTCCTCCGAAATCTGGCTGTATCATTCCGGCAGCCCGATCGTGCTTAATCTGGGAGGCAATGGCGCAGAGCCGGAGAACGTAACGGAGGTTATCCTGGGTCTGGATATCGCTGCGGGCCAGCAGCCGCAGGTAGTGATTCCTCCAGGCGTATGGCAGGCCGCCCGCCCGCTGGGTGAAGAACCGGCACTCGTCTCCTGCATCGTATCGCCGGAGTTCCATTTTGACGATTTCAAGCTGATTGACAAGAAATAA
- a CDS encoding ATP-binding cassette domain-containing protein: protein MKLLEAVSLNKKYGMKRGWFTSDIRSVHAVKNLSFSLESGETLGLVGESGCGKSTLARLLLGLEKPSSGRVLYRSADYTDWSFSEMRKIRSRMQMVFQNSLASFNPLFTVEQIIGEPLRNYGERKTGARRILVADTLELVGLEQKHIHSYPHELSGGQQQRVGIARAIALRPELMICDEPFSSLDVTLRKQMMDLLQELKRELGLSYVFITHDLSVVNRFCDSVAVMYQGGIVEKQSGAHIMQQADHPYTRKLLSSIPVQDPRLRRKDREKEYRE from the coding sequence ATGAAGCTGCTGGAGGCGGTAAGCCTGAATAAGAAGTATGGAATGAAAAGGGGGTGGTTCACATCTGATATCAGGAGTGTGCATGCTGTGAAGAATCTGTCCTTCAGTCTGGAGAGCGGAGAAACCCTGGGACTGGTGGGTGAAAGCGGCTGCGGGAAGAGTACCTTAGCCAGACTCTTGCTGGGACTGGAGAAACCCTCCTCCGGAAGAGTGCTGTACCGAAGTGCGGATTATACAGACTGGAGCTTCAGCGAGATGCGTAAGATCCGCAGCAGGATGCAGATGGTGTTCCAGAACAGTCTGGCTTCCTTTAATCCACTGTTCACAGTAGAGCAAATTATCGGAGAGCCTCTGCGGAACTACGGGGAGAGGAAAACCGGCGCGCGGAGAATTCTGGTAGCTGACACGCTTGAGCTTGTTGGACTTGAGCAGAAGCACATTCATAGCTATCCGCATGAACTCAGCGGCGGCCAGCAGCAAAGGGTCGGAATTGCCAGAGCGATTGCACTGCGCCCGGAGCTGATGATCTGTGATGAACCGTTCTCCAGTCTCGATGTCACCCTGCGCAAGCAGATGATGGATCTGTTGCAGGAGTTGAAGCGTGAGCTGGGATTATCCTACGTGTTCATTACACATGACTTGTCGGTAGTAAACCGTTTTTGCGACAGTGTGGCGGTTATGTATCAAGGGGGAATTGTGGAGAAGCAATCAGGTGCGCATATCATGCAGCAGGCAGACCACCCGTATACAAGAAAATTACTCTCCTCGATACCTGTGCAAGACCCCCGCTTAAGGAGAAAAGATAGAGAAAAGGAGTACAGAGAATGA
- a CDS encoding ABC transporter ATP-binding protein, whose protein sequence is MNSESTLLKVSHLSTSFHTGSQQVRAVEDVSLEVRSGQIVALVGESGSGKSVTAMSILGLVDPPGCIDSGEIWLRGHNLRECSTRQLRKLRETEMAVIFQDPMNALNPVLPVGRQIMETITMHRQVTGQEAKQLAMLQMQQAGLNDPAQLFNKYPFQISGGMCQRVMIAIALASGASLLIADEPTTALDVTIQAQILTELDRIRWANNMGILLITHDLGVVAELADYVYVMKSGRIVESGNVFDIFARPMHSYTRYLMDCR, encoded by the coding sequence ATGAACAGTGAATCCACCCTGCTGAAGGTTAGTCACTTATCGACCAGCTTCCATACCGGAAGTCAGCAAGTCAGGGCTGTAGAGGATGTCAGTCTCGAAGTGAGGTCCGGGCAGATTGTTGCTCTGGTTGGCGAGAGCGGCAGCGGGAAAAGTGTTACGGCGATGTCTATTCTCGGATTGGTAGATCCTCCAGGCTGCATTGACAGCGGAGAGATCTGGCTTCGCGGCCACAACCTCCGGGAGTGCTCTACCCGCCAGCTAAGGAAGCTCCGGGAAACAGAAATGGCGGTTATTTTTCAAGATCCCATGAACGCGCTGAATCCGGTGCTTCCGGTTGGAAGGCAGATCATGGAGACGATTACCATGCACCGGCAAGTCACTGGACAAGAAGCCAAGCAGCTGGCTATGCTGCAAATGCAGCAAGCGGGCCTTAATGATCCGGCGCAGCTATTCAATAAATATCCTTTTCAAATTAGCGGCGGGATGTGCCAACGGGTCATGATCGCTATCGCGCTGGCTTCCGGGGCAAGCTTACTTATTGCAGATGAACCTACAACGGCTCTGGATGTAACCATCCAAGCACAGATTCTTACGGAGCTGGACCGGATCAGATGGGCGAATAATATGGGCATCCTATTAATAACGCATGATCTCGGTGTTGTCGCCGAGCTTGCGGATTATGTATATGTGATGAAATCCGGAAGGATTGTGGAATCGGGCAATGTCTTTGACATCTTTGCACGTCCAATGCATTCCTACACTAGATACTTAATGGATTGCAGATAA
- a CDS encoding SPFH domain-containing protein has translation MELIIIGIIIVVVVVFIAMTIKIVPQQRVGVVERLGKFHRLLTPGLNILIPVIDQVRVYHDLRIQQANVPPQTVITKDNVQVQIDTIIFYQVVGPEEATYGISDYVYGVRNISTATMRQIIGKLELDETLSGREKISSDIRLALDEATEKWGVRIERVEVIDIKPPLDIQEAMDKQMKAERSKRAIVLEAEAAKQDMILRAEGDKQSKILKAEGDKEARIRQAEGLGQAQELEALGQAKAIEAVAMAEKARIAMIASAGLDERVLAYQSFEALTDISKGPANKIFLPTSAVETLGSLGAIAEVFKASKEGK, from the coding sequence ATGGAATTGATAATTATCGGAATTATTATTGTTGTTGTCGTAGTATTTATCGCAATGACGATCAAGATTGTCCCGCAGCAAAGAGTTGGAGTTGTAGAGCGTCTGGGTAAATTCCACCGTCTGCTCACACCAGGTCTGAATATTCTCATTCCGGTAATTGATCAGGTGCGGGTCTACCATGACCTGCGGATTCAACAGGCGAATGTACCGCCGCAGACGGTAATCACGAAGGATAACGTGCAGGTGCAGATCGATACGATTATCTTCTATCAGGTGGTAGGTCCGGAAGAAGCAACGTACGGAATCTCCGATTATGTGTACGGGGTACGGAATATCTCCACAGCCACCATGCGTCAGATTATTGGTAAGCTGGAGCTGGATGAGACCTTGTCCGGCCGTGAGAAAATCTCCTCCGACATCCGTCTCGCGCTGGATGAAGCGACAGAGAAGTGGGGCGTGCGCATTGAGCGTGTCGAAGTTATCGACATCAAGCCGCCGCTCGATATTCAGGAAGCCATGGACAAACAGATGAAGGCAGAACGCAGCAAGCGCGCGATTGTTCTGGAGGCGGAAGCCGCCAAGCAGGATATGATCCTTCGTGCTGAAGGGGATAAGCAGAGTAAGATCCTGAAGGCGGAAGGCGATAAGGAAGCCCGCATCCGTCAGGCGGAAGGTCTCGGTCAGGCGCAGGAGCTGGAAGCCCTCGGCCAGGCCAAGGCGATTGAAGCAGTCGCGATGGCGGAGAAAGCCCGGATTGCCATGATTGCCAGCGCAGGACTGGATGAAAGAGTGCTGGCTTATCAATCCTTTGAAGCCTTGACTGACATCTCTAAGGGACCTGCGAACAAAATATTCCTGCCGACCAGTGCGGTGGAGACACTGGGCAGCCTGGGAGCGATCGCCGAAGTATTCAAGGCCAGCAAAGAAGGCAAATAA
- the nikC gene encoding nickel transporter permease → MFRSSLFKNNGAKLGAGIILLFIGAGLFAPWLSPSDPLQIHMEHKLSMPSWDYPLGTDHLGRCMLSRLIYGTRTTLYYSFAVLTVVFAISIPVGLLAGYAGGKIDQLIMRIIDILLAFPSLILSLAITAMLGASMKNLLIAFAAVWWTGYARVIRSLVLQIKEGGYIAAATASGTSHLQIVLTHILPVAARPILVLASMETGTIMLSIAGLSFLGLGAQPPTPEWGMMLNDSRAYIQTEPRLMLFPGMAILLAVLGFNLLGEGLRRSARDYDTREVSVR, encoded by the coding sequence ATGTTTCGAAGTAGCTTATTTAAGAATAACGGAGCGAAGCTGGGGGCAGGGATTATCCTTTTGTTCATTGGAGCGGGACTCTTTGCCCCCTGGCTCTCCCCCTCTGACCCGCTGCAGATTCACATGGAGCATAAGCTGAGCATGCCTTCCTGGGACTACCCGCTGGGTACGGATCATCTGGGGCGCTGTATGCTATCCCGTTTAATCTATGGGACAAGAACCACGCTTTACTATTCATTTGCCGTTTTGACTGTAGTTTTTGCCATCAGCATCCCCGTTGGTTTACTGGCTGGTTACGCTGGCGGCAAGATTGATCAATTGATTATGCGGATCATCGACATCTTACTTGCTTTTCCCAGCTTAATTCTATCGCTCGCAATTACAGCCATGTTGGGCGCCAGTATGAAGAATCTGTTAATCGCCTTTGCAGCCGTCTGGTGGACGGGATATGCCAGAGTGATCCGCAGCCTGGTGCTTCAGATCAAGGAAGGCGGCTATATCGCAGCCGCCACAGCGTCGGGTACTTCCCATTTGCAAATTGTGCTCACGCATATCCTGCCGGTTGCGGCGCGTCCCATTCTGGTTCTGGCTTCTATGGAGACAGGTACAATTATGCTCTCGATTGCGGGCTTGTCCTTCCTTGGTCTGGGAGCCCAGCCGCCTACACCGGAATGGGGGATGATGCTGAACGACAGCCGGGCCTATATTCAGACTGAGCCGCGGCTCATGCTCTTCCCGGGAATGGCCATCCTGCTGGCGGTGCTGGGCTTCAATCTGTTGGGGGAAGGCTTGCGCCGCTCAGCGCGTGATTACGATACCCGGGAGGTGAGCGTCCGGTAA
- a CDS encoding NfeD family protein, translated as MSMWVLWLIAAGVLFVVEMFTFTFYLLWLSLGALAAGLVALVLPDAWLLQVVAGSLLALVLTFFTKPLSERLRNARGFKDTGTEIIGRQGLVTEPIEPGRYGQVKIGGDTWSATSTVALGKGQQVIVVRRSTTIIEVERWGDMY; from the coding sequence ATGAGTATGTGGGTATTGTGGTTAATTGCCGCTGGCGTCTTGTTTGTTGTAGAGATGTTTACGTTTACATTCTATTTGTTATGGCTTAGCCTGGGAGCCTTGGCTGCCGGACTGGTTGCGCTTGTGCTGCCGGATGCATGGCTGCTGCAGGTCGTAGCAGGTTCGCTGTTAGCCCTGGTCCTGACGTTCTTCACCAAGCCTTTGTCTGAGCGGCTGCGCAATGCGCGGGGCTTCAAGGATACGGGTACCGAGATTATCGGCAGACAGGGTCTGGTGACCGAACCGATTGAGCCTGGCCGTTACGGGCAGGTCAAGATTGGCGGCGATACATGGAGTGCAACCTCAACAGTGGCACTGGGTAAGGGTCAGCAGGTAATTGTAGTAAGAAGAAGCACTACCATTATTGAAGTAGAACGATGGGGGGATATGTACTAA